One genomic window of Sarcophilus harrisii chromosome X, mSarHar1.11, whole genome shotgun sequence includes the following:
- the UXT gene encoding protein UXT gives MAADPREAQAKVLQYETFISDVLQRDLRQVLAQRDEVYGQLAGYLQLKNVLERLQESGDEKLRTQVDLGCNFYVNAEVPDPSRIFVALGYGFFLELTLMEALNFIDRKSRLLTSISDSLTQDSVRIKAHIRLVLEGLRELQGLQELSDDTGH, from the exons ATGGCGGCGGACCCTCGGGAGGCTCAGGCAAAGGTCCTGCAATATGAAACCTTCATCAGCGATGTCTTGCAGCGAGACCTGAG GCAGGTGCTGGCGCAGCGAGACGAGGTGTACGGACAGCTGGCTGGTTACCTGCAACTGAAGAACGTCCTCGAGCGGCTGCAG gAATCAGGGGATGAGAAGCTGCGCACACAGGTGGATTTGGGGTGCAACTTCTACGTGAATGCAGAAGT GCCAGACCCTTCCCGGATATTTGTGGCACTTGGCTATGGCTTCTTTCTGGAACTGACCTTGATGGAAGCCTTAAATTTCATAGACCGGAAAAGCCGCCTGCTCACCTC GATCAGTGACAGCCTTACCCAAGATTCTGTTCGAATCAAGGCCCACATCCGACTAGTGCTGGAG GGCCTTCGGGAGTTGCAAGGGCTCCAAGAGCTGTCCGACGATACGGGACATTGA
- the ELK1 gene encoding ETS domain-containing protein Elk-1, giving the protein MDPSVTLWQFLLQLLKEQSNGHLIAWTSSDGEFKLVDAEEVARLWGLRKNKTNMNYDKLSRALRYYYDKNIIRKVSGQKFVYKFVSFPEGPGHDGEEGQARAEIPSEPLRPLKASLGSIGSSAPTPVRSSRNEYMRSGLYSTFTIQSLQQLSPARPARPVPEPLSPVGLEAPEARVPLQVILMAPAEGLTETVEPEASAATASLLLASETKGERPVEEGAAVAMETGVEVADPPGPAPAPAPAAEAHPPAPSKGRKPRDLELPLGPSPESAAVSGLGPALTPSLLTSHALTPVLLTPSALPPSIHFWSTLSPIAPRSPARLSFQFPASSSSSSSQAHVSVPTLSMDGLSTPVVLSPGPQKP; this is encoded by the exons ATGGACCCATCTGTGACCCTGTGGCAGTTCCTGCTGCAACTGTTGAAGGAGCAGAGTAACGGGCACTTAATAGCTTGGACGTCCAGCGATGGGGAATTCAAGCTGGTAGACGCCGAGGAGGTGGCACGGCTCTGGGGGCTTCGCAAGAACAAGACCAACATGAACTACGACAAGCTGAGCAGGGCCCTGCGGTACTACTACGACAAG AATATCATCCGTAAGGTGAGTGGGCAGAAGTTCGTCTACAAATTCGTGTCCTTCCCGGAGGGGCCGGGCCACGATGGGGAGGAGGGCCAGGCCCGGGCTGAGATCCCTTCGGAGCCCCTCCGGCCGCTGAAGGCCTCTCTAGGGAGCATTGGCTCCTCCGCCCCGACCCCTGTGCGCAGCAGCCGGAATGAGTACATGCGTTCTGGGCTCTACTCCACCTTCACCATCCAGTCCCTGCAGCAGCTAAGTCCCGCCCGGCCCGCCCGGCCCGTCCCGGAGCCCCTGAGCCCAGTCGGCCTTGAGGCCCCGGAAGCCCGAGTGCCTCTGCAG GTCATCTTGATGGCCCCGGCCGAAGGTCTGACCGAGACCGTGGAGCCCGAGGCTTCGGCCGCAACCGCCTCTTTGCTTCTGGCGTCCGAGACGAAGGGGGAGCGGCCTGTGGAGGAGGGGGCTGCTGTCGCCATGGAGACTGGCGTGGAGGTCGCCGACCCCCCGGGCCCCGCCCCCGCGCCGGCCCCCGCAGCCGAGGCCCACCCCCCCGCCCCTTCCAAGGGTCGCAAACCACGCGATCTGGAGTTGCCGCTGGGGCCGAGCCCCGAGTCGGCCGCGGTTTCCGGCCTGGGCCCGGCCCTCACTCCCTCCCTGCTCACCTCCCACGCCCTG ACCCCGGTGCTTCTGACGCCCAGTGCGCTGCCCCCCAGCATCCACTTCTGGAGCACCCTGAGCCCCATCGCGCCCCGCAGCCCTGCCCGCCTCTCCTTCCAG TTCCcggccagcagcagcagcagcagctcccAGGCACATGTGTCTGTCCCCACACTCAGCATGGACGGCCTCTCCACCCCCGTGGTCCTCTCCCCAGGTCCCCAGAAGCCATGA
- the CFP gene encoding LOW QUALITY PROTEIN: properdin (The sequence of the model RefSeq protein was modified relative to this genomic sequence to represent the inferred CDS: inserted 2 bases in 1 codon; deleted 3 bases in 2 codons), giving the protein MYPSLGWQQKSHPFDCQSTGLQESTKGPLCLGSTGEEKGAPLLRPRQAEVQVSQSGGPEVAIGRERQGRFSFPRQRQPVIRGLRGRPGWAPGPEEQGHLFVAQAIDLVWGTFQRGRCGEEAEGGSRGTDQSEEGRSGMGLGRRRGVRPSSNFEGGPANARGLPGQECPKVPAAPSSPAQIPGSQTCQACGAPRWSPWSAWSPCSVSCGGAPKLPIPAWVGPSLGKGQPGSLRWELQVCQDRECCPEAGGWSDWGPWTPCSVTCAKGLRSRRRACNRPVPKCGGSCSGGETETEPCDTQSLCPIHGAWAAWGPWGQCSASCHWGPQVPVQQRTRMCSSPAPSTQPPGRPCSGPAYEQQGCKGLPPCPGRGGWGPWGPASPCPVTCGLGRTRXAAACNAPHPQPGRRLCPGRGQGLCNHREKPCPDPRSWGPWGMGPCTPQITNIACQNVPGQQQRSRVCEGRLHNGQRCTGRFQETRHCYNIHLCPLDGSWAAWGPWGLCTPPCGPSPTRSRQRHCTAKLPAYSPTVTVVEGQGERNVTFWGSPRPRCAELQGQKVKVEEKKPCLHPPPCKDPLEEGG; this is encoded by the exons atgtACCCATCCCTGGGG TGGCAGCAGAAGTCCCACCCCTTTGACTGTCAGTCAACTGGTCTCCAGGAAAGCACCAAGGGGCCCCTGTGCCTCGGAAGTactggagaggagaagggagcCCCACTGCTCCGCCCACGACAAGCCGAGGTGCAGGTCTCCCAGTCTGGAGGCCCGGAAGTGGCTATTGGGAGAGAGAGGCAGGGCCGGTTTTCCTTCCCACGGCAGAGGCAGCCCGTGATCCGCGGCCTTCGGGGACGGCCGGGATGGGCTCCTGGGCCAGAGGAGCAAG GACACTTGTTTGTGGCCCAGGCCATCGACCTGGTCTGGGGAACCTTTCAGAGGGGTCGGTGCGGCGAGGAGGCCGAGGGAGGCAGCCGGGGCACGGACCAATCAGAGGAGGGACGGAGCGGGATGGGGCTGGGCAGGAG GCGGGGAGTCCGTCCTTCTTCCAACTTTGAGGGAGGCCCAGCCAATGCCAGGGGGCTCCCTGGGCAGGAGTGTCCAAAGGTGCCTGCTGCCCCTTCAAGCCCGGCCCAGATCCCGGGGAGCCAAACCTGCCAGGCTTGCGG GGCCCCCCGATGGTCGCCGTGGTCCGCCTGGTCCCCGTGTTCCGTGTCCTGCGGGGGGGCTCCCAAGCTGCCCATACCTGCCTGGGTAGGGCCGTCTCTGGGGAAGGGGCAGCCCGGGAGCCTTCGTTGGGAGCTCCAGGTGTGCCAGGACCGGGAGTGTTGCCCGG AGGCTGGCGGCTGGTCCGACTGGGGGCCATGGACCCCGTGCTCCGTGACTTGTGCTAAGGGTCTGCGGAGCCGCCGGAGGGCCTGTAACCGGCCCGTCCCAAAGTGTGGGGGCAGCTGCTCTGGTGGGGAAACCGAGACCGAGCCGTGCGACACGCAGAGCCTCTGTCCCA TCCACGGGGCCTGGGCAGCCTGGGGGCCTTGGGGACAGTGCTCGGCCTCCTGCCACTGGGGACCCCAGGTCCCCGTCCAACAGAGAACCAGAATGTGCTCTTCTCCGGCCCCCTCGACCCAGCCCCCGGGGAGACCCTGTTCCGGCCCCGCCTACGAGCAGCAAGGCTGCAAGGGCCTCCCACCGTGCCCTGGTAG GGGTGGCTGG GGTCCCTGGGGCCCCGCCAGCCCCTGCCCGGTGACCTGTGGCCTGGGTCGGACCCG GGCGGCGGCGTGCAACGCCCCTCACCCCCAGCCGGGCCGCCGGCTGTGCCCGGGGCGGGGCCAAGGCCTGTGCAACCAC CGGGAGAAACCCTGCCCGGATCCCCGGTCCTGGGGCCCCTGGGGAATGGGGCCCTGCACCCCCCAGATCACCAACATCGCGTGTCAGAACGTGCCAGGCCAGCAGCAGCGCTCTCGAGTGTGCGAGGGCCGGCTCCACAATGGCCAGCGCTGCACGGGCCGCTTCCAGGAGACCCGGCACTGCTACAACATCCACCTGTGCCCCT tGGACGGCTCTTGGGCAGCCTGGGGGCCCTGGGGTCTCTGCACGCCCCCCTGTGGGCCCTCCCCCACCCGCTCCCGGCAACGTCACTGCACCGCCAAGTTGCCCGCTTACTC GCCCACCGTGACCGTGGTAGAAGGCCAGGGGGAGAGGAACGTGACGTTCTGGGGAAGCCCCCGGCCCCGCTGCGCCGAGTTGCAGGGCCAGAAGGTCAAAGTGGAGGAGAAGAAGCCCTGTCTGCACCCTCCCCCCTGCAAAGACCCTCTGGAGGAGGGAGGCTGA